The Mycteria americana isolate JAX WOST 10 ecotype Jacksonville Zoo and Gardens chromosome 2, USCA_MyAme_1.0, whole genome shotgun sequence genome contains the following window.
GTGCTTTAACAGTGTCAATCATGATGGGGAAAAATGGGGTACCAGTGACAATCGGTGTTCATTTGCAGCTGCAATCAATAAATGTGtcagaaaataaatgctaatacAGCATTTTCCCTCTGGAAGCTTGTGTTTTTACTGATCACATACAGGAGGTTCAGAGATGAATAACAATGATTTAGGCATGGAAATACTCACATGAGTCTCAAATTAatcccagatttattttttttctcccgcTAATAATCTGAAAAAACTTTGCAAGTGAAACCACTTATGATACCACATTATTTCACTTCGTACCACAtcttaacacacaaaaaaaaggggcaaatgaaataaaagcagtttcactacagataagaaaaacaaagtacaACTGCACCCTTTCAGGCAAGACAAACTAAAGCTTCCACATTTCAAAGTAAGTGCATGAATACCAATACCAAGTTACAATTAACTGTTACCAAAGTAATATGATACTTTTTCAAGTAAGGACAAGAATGAAGCCTTCATCTGCGTATCACATTTTGGCACTTCTTGCCACTCCTCTGATGCTGGACACCCACCTGAAGAACACGTTACTGACTACAGATACAGCTTTATGACCTAAATTAGCATGTTTTAGGTTCTTATACagaattattaaatttttttttacctctccaATTAATGTGGCAACTTCTTGTCTTGCCTATTCTACAGCAAAAACATTGAGACTCTTGCCTTAAGTACCTCCCTATAAATACTTTGTGAGAGAGGAACAATTTCTATTTTCATACCAAAAAACTATCTGCCTTACATGTCTGAAGCTATccacaaaacataaaaatcacGTGAAACTACTCATATAttctacaaataataaataaaatcattaagCCATGGTCAAACCACACACAGCTGAGGATATGGCCAATGCAAACTAATTAAGCCATTTCTTTGGCAAGCTGGCACAAGTTACAGTGCGCACACTGCAGCTGCTCATTTGCTTGTTTGGTAGTTCAGTCAGTAGATGTGATCACAGGTAACCTCTAGTTAGCTTTTAGTATGTATTATACCTTGTCATCAGTTTTAACTTCAGGTACAATATCTACTCTGTCACGCTTACCTCTACAGACTCGTTCTTAACATGTATGCAGTTAAAGTATGCAAAAAGTTATCTTAGAATGAACAACTGCAAGTTTATGACCCAGCTTTTAAAACACAGTAGCTTCTTCATGCATCCCTGTCTCAAGACacattggaaaagaaaactgcaatAATCACATTCACCTTTTACCTGTAACACTGACTGAATGCTTCACTGCTGAAGGAAATGCCCTGGACGATTTatgaaaattcacattaaaatatttcaaataaaagaataagAGTACCTGAGAGCATTTAGAAGGCCTTCTACACTGTTAGGAGGCTGGTCTTTAAGAACTTTGATGCATCCTTTCATCtaggagttaaaaaaattaaacagttttttTCATGCTAATACCTTCTAAGTTTACAGAAGTGTTTTATATGcagtttgtcagaaaaaaataagtatttaaacaTTGCAGCAGTGTAAAGACATTTTCTTGATATGAGAAAGGAATTAAGCTTTCAGTATTACATTTTCCTGTGACAGAATGGCTTAGCTACTTAAAAACCTGTATATCTTTAGACAATGCAACTTTGATGTCAAGCTCTGCTTtatcaaccttaaaaaaaaaggaactgtaaacaaaaatctttgtttaTCATAAATCCATTAAGAATGATTACATTCAGCCAGTGAAATAATGACAAACTCTGTAGCTAATACAATGGTGCATTTGAAACAAccacaaagcagcacagagtaACAGCATGTATTCCATAGACTTACTATCAAACAACAGCAGAAAGTTAAAAACTTGAAGACTGGTGGATGATGAACCTAGCTTTTTACTATAGTGAGGAACAAGCTAGATGCTGTTGTTATTTCTAGTCATTCCGATTTGGATCTTTCAACACAACCACTGTTTACAAGTATTTCAAGACATTACCTGAATTCcatcaaaagagatttttcatGACCTAACAATGACCATTTATGTGTCTGAAGGCCTAGTTTGTATTTCTTACTACTTATGTATATGGTTTGCTAACAGCTACCATTATCCATTTAGCATCAATCCAAAGTGTACATCTGCTACTAGAACCTGGAGGGCAGAAAAGGAGCCTACACACAATTTAAATACTCAAAAGATTATTTAGTAACAATAAACTTACATCAATTTTTGAAGTTTTGGCAAAAGCGCCCACCGGATGCACGTGGTCATAGAGTATGATGACACCCACCATTACCCTCAGACAGAATGATACTGTTTCCTCATTTGTAAACCTGCTTCTATAttcactgtaatttaaaaacacagattATTATCTATCAAACACAAGATAAGAGTACCTACTAGTAACGCCCAAAAtaagattaaagagaaaaatcatacTATAAAtcctcagagggaaaaaaaaaggcaagccaaacTAAACGCCCAAAACCCACCAACCCCACAAACTTTTgagagttttcctttttcctttcaataaCCTGCCTACAAGTCAGACCGCTGCTTAGAAAGAGTTATCTGGAGATTAACAAAGATTCTCAAACCTAAAATAGCACCCTGATGCTACACTATttcaggggtgtgtgtgtatatatatatatttacaggaaaaaaaaaaagattaaaacaatacATACTAACTTTGCTTTCAATGCTTCCTACCCTTTTCCCCACCACCCTCTAAGATACATGCAACCCAAACTTCTGactcggggggaaaaaaaaggcaaaaaaaaagggcaagctTAATGAACAACGCTTAACTACTTTCTTGAATAAGACAGACCATTCCTAAGAAGGGTAAGAATATAAATGTTTGGAGCTCTTAATGTGCTCCAAAACAAATGTACTGCAGTATTTGGAcagaaacttttatttaaataagacatACCTCATCCCTGAGTAATTTTACCAATGGGAAACTATTTAGAACCcagaagaaacagataaaaaacccaaagtttaGTTTGACTTTTTGTTCATACTCCCAGTGCCTCTCACATTTACAGCAGACAACAGACTGCCTTCATCCCTACAAGTCATCTCATAATTCCCCAGAGGCGCTGTAATTTTGTTACAGCCATCAGCCAAACCAACTTGCAAGGAGGTACCATCCAACGCATTGCCCATAACCCCTCTTTCAAGAGGCCCTAGGCAATCATGCTCAAATAGTATATTTTCCTGAATTATACATGAGAAAACCATTTATAAAGAGTGCCAAGAGGTTGTCTAACTTTCATAgccattctatttttaaatattaatacgTTCAAAAAAGTAGACCGCATGATTTGCATGGCTAGCAAAGTGAGACAAGTTAGTTTCATGTCAAAGTAAACAACTAAGTtggtaaaaagaaaacaccataGCTCCTAATTATGCCAGTGATATTTCTTTCACCTTATGCATCACAAGTCATGTCTTAAATACAGAGATCATTCATACACAATACAAGGACTGTTTATACTCACGGGGTTTCCAGCATGACCCTGCACACACTAGCCATGGTGCTTAAGCAATCTGTAGTATTCTCTATAGGTAAATTTTTATTCTGCAGAAGAAGATAAACAGTTTCCAATTAAATTATTGAGAAATATTATATTACAAAACCTAAATCAAATCAGTGATCTGCTGACATGGCAATGTGGAGGAATTAAAAACATCAACACAACTGTGGTAAGGCAGGTAGTCTTGCActggtttttaaaaatgttaagtataGATTAGCAACTCACAGAGCAAAGTTTACCATAtgggttttgcttgcttgtttgtagCTAAAGAAATACACTATTGACACTATTGACTTTTGGGAAGTTTTAAAGGAATCATATAACCTGCTctttaaagacagaaatttctATAGCCAAATACATGCATCTGCTGCAATAGTAAGACTTAAAATTGTTGCAGACAAATACctcaaagaaatataaaataagagGCCATTTTTCCCAAGGCATTTTAAGCGTAAAGCAGAACTtaggaaaaatcattaaaaagacaaatgtaTCTTCGTATTAATCATGtaatgtacaatttttttttttttttaagaaatagtgTGCATTCTTTGCATGTAAGACAAAAATCTTCACAGTTATCAGAAGACAAGCAAAATACTTGCAGTGACTGGATTTTATCACTAGAATTTATTGAAGCAGTTAAGGATAAATAGGGATGTGTCAAAATGCTGGAATACTTTTCCAGGTCAGGTTCCTCCCCTCTTCTGCAATAATGTAAGTATACTTGACTTTatgcagcaaaacaaaagcatcttgggatggagaaaaggaagctaCATTTCAATTCTGTTCCTTATTTCAAGCAGAGAGAATCAAGCTGTTTCCGTTTTCTGAAGTTTCTGCTCTAAACCACCACCAAAATGCAGGCAACGTAATTACCTCTCCCACCTCCTTTCTTGAGGAAAGCTATCACTACCAATGTTGTAATGCTATCCATTAACTTTTTGCGACACATCCACAAGGTGGCTAGCTGAACTTACTCTAACCTCTACGGCATCTAAGAAAGAGATTTAATGTTTCTTGAGGCTCCAAAAAATAAGTTAGATTTCTGGATGCCAGATTAAGCCTGGTAGAAAAGTTTTGTGTTCCAAGATGATGTCTGGCCCTGCAGTGCTTTGAAGTACACTACCCAAGCCATAAATTTGTACTCTTACCTCTGACACAAACTTTGTTGTAGCATCACTTAAGGTTTTCAACATTGGCGTTGCTTCAGcataaaataaagacattctgTTTGCCAGCTCattatttacttcattttctccctctgcctataaaacagaaggaaaaaagaatgtagTTGTTCTGTACATGAAAAAGATAGGTGGTAGTATAAGATTACATTTCATCTCATCCAAGGGTTACCTACTGGGACATTGTTAATCCTCATACGGCTCAGAGTTCTTCTATAGTAGCTGAAGTCATTCTGAATAGCAGGATTTGTCATCTATATAGATATGGAAGCAAAAGAGTTGTGAcaaactcaagaaaaaaatgtaaggatAAGATTTCATAAAATATAATACTGAGAACAAGAAAATATTCACCCTTCTGAAGTAAAAAGGCCTGTGACATGTTGGGAAGTGACACATAGAACATAAAGCTTTCTGGTTAAATTCTCAGATTTTTCAGAACAAGGTCtaacaagaacaagaaaaggaGCAGTCTCCTAAACAGGAGTTTGAAATTAGtaggttgaaaaaaaaatggctttgctaGTTTGACTCCAAGCATCAGACCAGCAAATTAATACCATTTCTGCTTAGTTCTTTGCACATTAGCAAGAAAATAGCTGGACTATGGGTGTGCACAtactaaaagcagcagcagcataatCCCAAGAGATATGCCAAATTCAGATGAAGAAACGTGATTAATATGAACTGAAATATAACTGCCTAAAGCTAATATGGTATTTCATCTGCTTTCCAGTTTAATCTAACTCTAGGTCATGCGAACAAGCCGAGCATAGTAGATATTGGAGTATCTACTGCATGCTCTATTCTAGAACAGAACACAACCCAGATTGCTTCAGTAAATagacttgttttctttctactaGCCTTTGTGCTTACAAAATTACAACAAGTTCTTACCTTGAGCTCATCAAATCGGAGTGTAAAGTGAAGAATTTCTGCAAACTGCTTAGCAAGAGCCTGCTCTCGCTCCAGGTGTTGCGTTGGTGAATATGGAGTGCTTGTCAGGGCTCCCAACAGACCTCGCAATCCTGCCTCTTAAATGAGAGGAGAGTATTTTGCAATATACAACTGCACCTGCTTCTTGTATCTCTATTGACTGATATTCTGCATGCTAGAATTAAAATAGAAGTCTGCCAAAATACATGGTAGTTAATAATAATGGAGCTTGATGAATTGTTTCTATGTACCACTGTTATCGTATTTACTTACAAATTGCTGTAATGACTAGGTCTAATCAGCACTGACAGCCATGAAAAAACTTCTTGAAAAGTTTTATTCAAGCTTTGTCTGCAACATTTGTGTAAAACAGATTTCAATAATCTGTGTTAAAGGCTGCAGCCTTTAAGATAACACAGAATTCAAGAGGTACATACTTATCAGCAAAAgtcatgttttatttgtttttaagataaatttataATCCAACTTCCTGCTCATCTTCTTGAGAAAAATACCTCTCCTCTTTAACAAAGCAGAACTTGCCTGCAAAAAGCTTCAATTTTTTGAGCTCATTTTTTCAGGAGCTATGCTAATAACTCTGCCTACAAGTGAGGTAACAACAGATAGTTTGTGAAAAAGCAAATCAAGTCTAATAGGTTTTATCAGCTTCGAGAGAGTATCAGTCAAGTTGGTTTTGTAAGAGGCATGAAGTGCCATCTTAAGTATTGCACCTGCATGAACCAAGATCAGGCATTTCCACAGACCaagttatttctgctgttttgggGGAGAATAATACAGTCACTTTTAATGACTCATGGTATCAGAAACATTAACAGAATTAATTCCTGATCAATTTGTCACTAATTTTCAAAACAATCAGCTCATTAGTGCTTTCCAGAGTTGCTAAAGGAGTAGAGAAAGAGGATGACAAGTATGCTCTGattctctctctcctctcaggTTTCCAATGAAGCAAGTTTACTTTCACATGCAAGAAGGTAGTATGCAGACATAAATAAGATCCAGTCCAGTGCATGGAAGGAATCTATGCAATATGAGCTTTTACCTACTAACAAGGGGTTGACCTAGATGTGATCACATTTGAATATGCCAAATGTATTAATTAAtgaagacaaaaaaccccaagttaaTACCACTCCACTTACCTAGTCTTTGAGAAAATTCATAGAATTTCTTTAGTTTGCCTACTAGTGGAACAACTGCACCCCATGCCTTCTCTTGCAGCTTCTCATCATTTGGATGCTGTATTGCCTTAagtcagaaaaaaagagggaaaaaagtatGCTTAGATTAAGAATAACTGATacgctactaggaaaaaaaaatatctgtgcagGGCAATTGTTTGAGGGGCTAGTAATTAAAAATTCTACCTACTGAGAAGTTTCCAGTTGAGAGACAAGCCTGTACTAACCCATGTCTGTTCCAAAAAAGCTCTAAATACTTATGTTGAAACTAACTATCCTGAATAGGAAAACAACTTGGAGAGAgcataaagaaattattaaaaatatagctACTCAAATAAGAAAATTTACATAACCAGATCTAGTTAATTAAAATCAACAAATTTTTAGGGTACCTCCAAGCAAAAAAGTTTAGTGATCAAAGCCTCATCCTAATGTTGGTATACATCACCAATTTCTGAattggggggggtaggggggtggTGTCAAACAAATTTGCTGTGAAATTCAGGCTAAATATTACAGCAGGAACATTCAAGCATAATCCACAACATAAAGCAACACCAAGACATGGTGTATACCAGAGCTTTGAGGTATATATGCACAGACCTTGTCTTTACACTAAACTTCACAGACAGATAAAGCCTTAAATTCAGTCTCTTCAGGTTTTTAAGATAAAAACTGGACTACTTTGCAACTGAAAATtactaagaaaacagaaataaaaatgctcaTAACTCTC
Protein-coding sequences here:
- the CYRIB gene encoding LOW QUALITY PROTEIN: CYFIP-related Rac1 interactor B (The sequence of the model RefSeq protein was modified relative to this genomic sequence to represent the inferred CDS: inserted 2 bases in 1 codon; deleted 2 bases in 1 codon; substituted 1 base at 1 genomic stop codon), whose translation is MRSALAAWRACAVTCXPPPXHPVHPGHRTPARTAGPPWCCAARPLPLLPPPPSAGGSGAVAIRALPCAGLRPRCCCRCLRPSGGRRRLWLQLPLPSASPSAGRLDWRPRTECSTGCRYLNMGNLLKVLTCTDLEQGPNFFLDFENAQPTESEKEIYNQVNVVLKDAEGILEDLQSYRGAGHEIREAIQHPNDEKLQEKAWGAVVPLVGKLKKFYEFSQRLEAGLRGLLGALTSTPYSPTQHLEREQALAKQFAEILHFTLRFDELKMTNPAIQNDFSYYRRTLSRMRINNVPAEGENEVNNELANRMSLFYAEATPMLKTLSDATTKFVSENKNLPIENTTDCLSTMASVCRVMLETPEYRSRFTNEETVSFCLRVMVGVIILYDHVHPVGAFAKTSKIDMKGCIKVLKDQPPNSVEGLLNALRYTTKHLNDETTSKQIKSMLQ